In a single window of the Bacillus clarus genome:
- a CDS encoding DUF3948 family protein, whose protein sequence is MKNMNNEQVLQVTKSDFLGSASGAVVLTALIVFLSSVLV, encoded by the coding sequence ATGAAAAATATGAACAACGAACAAGTATTACAAGTAACGAAAAGCGACTTCTTAGGATCAGCAAGCGGAGCAGTAGTATTAACAGCATTAATCGTATTTCTTTCAAGTGTATTAGTATAA
- a CDS encoding DUF3948 family protein, with product MKNMNNAQVLQVTKGDFLGSASGAVVLTALIVFLSSVLV from the coding sequence ATGAAAAATATGAACAACGCACAAGTATTACAAGTAACGAAAGGCGACTTCTTAGGATCAGCAAGCGGAGCAGTAGTATTAACAGCATTAATCGTATTTCTTTCAAGTGTATTAGTATAA
- a CDS encoding DUF3948 family protein: MNNEQLLQVTKMDILGSASGAAVLTAFIVFLTNILV, translated from the coding sequence ATGAACAATGAACAATTATTGCAAGTAACAAAAATGGATATTTTAGGATCAGCAAGTGGAGCAGCCGTCTTAACAGCGTTTATTGTATTCCTTACAAATATATTAGTATGA